The sequence below is a genomic window from Streptomyces sp. NBC_00582.
CCTATCTGCACTGCATGGCCCGCGACCCCCAGCTCAAGATCCACATGTACGGCAAGGACGTGAAGCCCGGCCGCAAGGTCGGCCACGTCAACACCTACGGCGACGACCTCGACGACGTGCTGGAGCGCGCCCGTCACGCAGCCGGCTACCTGAGAGGCACGATCACCGAATGAGCCCCGTTGTTGGCATCGTCATGGGATCGGACAGCGACTGGCCCGTCATGGAGGCCGCCGCCCAGGCCCTCGACGAGTTCGAGATCGACTACGAGGTCGACGTCGTCTCCGCGCACCGCATGCCCCGCGAGATGATCGCGTACGGCGAGCAGGCGGCCGACCGCGGACTGAAGGTGATCATCGCGGGCGCCGGCGGCGCCGCCCACCTGCCCGGCATGCTCGCCTCGGTGTCCCCGCTCCCGGTGATCGGCGTGCCCGTCCCGCTGAAGTACCTCGACGGCATGGACAGCCTCCTGTCGATCGTGCAGATGCCGGCCGGCGTCCCCGTCGCCACGGTCTCCGTCGGCGGCGCCCGCAACGCGGGCCTCCTCGCCGCCCGGATCCTCGCCACCCACGACGAGGACCTCCTCGCCCGGATGCGCGACTTCCAGCAGGAGCTGAACGACCAGGCCACCGAGAAGGGCAAGCGGCTGCGCGCCAAGGTCGAGGGCACGGCCGGCTTCGGCTTCGGGAAGTGACGGCCTTGAGCTCACTCGAGGCAGCCCGGGAACTCCTCGCCGAGTTCCCGGTCGTCGACGGCCACAACGACCTGCCGTGGGCCCTGCGCGAACAGGTCCGCTACGACCTCGACGCCCGCGACCTCGCCACCTCCCAGGCCGGACATCTGCACACCGACCTCCCCCGGCTGCGCGCGGGCGGCGTCGGCGCGCAGTTCTGGTCGGTGTACGTGCGCGCCGATCTGCCCGACCCGGTCACGGCGACCCTGGAGCAGATCGACTGCGTACGGCAGATCGTCGACCGTCACCCGGCCGACCTGCGCACCGCGCTCACCGCCGCCGACATGGAGGCGGCACGGTCACAGGGCCGTATCGCCTCCCTGATGGGCGCCGAGGGCGGCCACTCCATCGCCAACTCGCTGGGCACCCTGCGCGGCCTGTACGCGCTCGGCGTCCGCTATCTCACCCTCACCCACAACGACAACGTGGACTGGGCGGACTCCGCGACCGACGAGCCGGCGGCGGGCGGCCTCACGGCGTTCGGCCGCGAGGTGGTGCGCGAGATGAACCGGATCGGCATGCTCGTCGACCTCTCGCACGTCGCCGCGACCACCATGCGCGACGCGCTGGACGCCAGCTCCGCGCCGGTGATCTTCTCGCACTCCTCGGCGCGCGCGGTCTGCGACCACCCCCGCAACATCCCGGACGACGTCCTCGAACGCCTCCCCGCCAACGGTGGCGTCGCGATGGTCACGTTCGTCCCGAAGTTCGTGCTGCAGGCGGCCGTCGAATGGACCGCCGCGGCGAGCGCGAACCTGCGGGCGCACGGGTTCTTCGACCTGGACACCACCCCCGAGGCGATGAAGGTCCACCGGGCCTTCGAGCAGGCGCACCCCCGCCCGGTCCCCACGGCCGCGACGGTCGCGGACCACCTCGACCACATGCGCGCGGTGGCCGGCATCGACCACCTGGGCATCGGCGGCGACTACGACGGCACGGCCTTCACCCCCGACGGCCTCAACGACGTCTCCGGCTACCCCAACCTCATCGCGGAACTCCTCGACCGCGGCTGGTCCAGAGCCGACATCGCCAAGCTGACCTGGCAGAACGCGGTGCGGGTGCTGGGCGCGGCGGAGGACGTCTCCCGCGAGCTGCGCACCACACGGGGCCCGTCCAACGCGACGATCGAGTCCCTCGACGGCTGAGCCGTACCCGGTGGGCGGACCGTACCCCCGAACGCCCCGCCCACCAGGAAGCCGTCCCGCCCCCGTGCGACGGTGGCCGTACCGCTGACCGACGTACGGAGACCGCCATGGCCGACCTCCAGGACGAACTGCAGGGCGAGCTGCGGGACGAACGGCAGGACGAACCGCACGACCCGTCCGAGGTCCCCGAACCACCCGTCCCCCGCACGGACCCGTACGCCGCGCCCCCCGACCCCCTGGAGCGGGCGCACGCGCTGCTCGCCCGGCACCCCGTCGCCGACGGCTGCAGCGGGCTGGCGGGGGCGCTGCGGGAGCTGCCCTGGTACGACCTCGAACTCGGCGAGAGCGCCGTCGCCACCGATGTGCCCCGGCTGCGGCGCGGCCGGGTCGGCGCGCTGTTCTGCGCCCTGGAGCCGCCCGAGGGCCACGCCCCCGACCGGGCCCTCGGCGCCACCCTGGAGCAGCTCGACCTCGCCCGCGCGGCGGTCGCCGCCCATCCGCAGGGGCTGCGGCTCGCCCGGACCGCGGGAGAGGTCCTCGACGCCCGCAACTGCGGCCGGGTCGCCGTCGTGCTCGGCCCGGCCGGCGCGGCGGCCCTCGACGGCTCCCTCGCCGTCCTGCGCGTGCTGCGCTCCCTCGGACTGCGTGTCCTCACCCTCGCCGGCACCGCCTGGGCGAGCGAGGCGGGACTGACCCGGTTCGGCGAGGAGGCCGTACGGGAGATGAACCGGCTCGGTGTCCTCGCCGACCTCTCCGGCGCCTCCGACGCCACCCTCGGCCGGGTCCTC
It includes:
- the purE gene encoding 5-(carboxyamino)imidazole ribonucleotide mutase, translated to MSPVVGIVMGSDSDWPVMEAAAQALDEFEIDYEVDVVSAHRMPREMIAYGEQAADRGLKVIIAGAGGAAHLPGMLASVSPLPVIGVPVPLKYLDGMDSLLSIVQMPAGVPVATVSVGGARNAGLLAARILATHDEDLLARMRDFQQELNDQATEKGKRLRAKVEGTAGFGFGK
- a CDS encoding dipeptidase, translated to MTALSSLEAARELLAEFPVVDGHNDLPWALREQVRYDLDARDLATSQAGHLHTDLPRLRAGGVGAQFWSVYVRADLPDPVTATLEQIDCVRQIVDRHPADLRTALTAADMEAARSQGRIASLMGAEGGHSIANSLGTLRGLYALGVRYLTLTHNDNVDWADSATDEPAAGGLTAFGREVVREMNRIGMLVDLSHVAATTMRDALDASSAPVIFSHSSARAVCDHPRNIPDDVLERLPANGGVAMVTFVPKFVLQAAVEWTAAASANLRAHGFFDLDTTPEAMKVHRAFEQAHPRPVPTAATVADHLDHMRAVAGIDHLGIGGDYDGTAFTPDGLNDVSGYPNLIAELLDRGWSRADIAKLTWQNAVRVLGAAEDVSRELRTTRGPSNATIESLDG
- a CDS encoding dipeptidase; amino-acid sequence: MADLQDELQGELRDERQDEPHDPSEVPEPPVPRTDPYAAPPDPLERAHALLARHPVADGCSGLAGALRELPWYDLELGESAVATDVPRLRRGRVGALFCALEPPEGHAPDRALGATLEQLDLARAAVAAHPQGLRLARTAGEVLDARNCGRVAVVLGPAGAAALDGSLAVLRVLRSLGLRVLTLAGTAWASEAGLTRFGEEAVREMNRLGVLADLSGASDATLGRVLTLSRTPVLAMRSASRALRPHPDNLPDGLLAELGAAGGVCMVPLTAEQTGPTLRDVADHLDHVRAVAGPGSVGLSGAYDTGAAPPQGLTDPSGYPHLVAELLQRGWPETDVALLTWGNVQRVLRSADFAARAAQKRDRPSA